The following proteins come from a genomic window of Salvia hispanica cultivar TCC Black 2014 chromosome 4, UniMelb_Shisp_WGS_1.0, whole genome shotgun sequence:
- the LOC125220431 gene encoding pentatricopeptide repeat-containing protein At2g03880, mitochondrial-like encodes MARAIGDPRCAHAQAIKKFVTPTPQNISFFNNLITLYSKFNLHSSALLLFHSIPSPNTVTWTSIISASASASPLSCFRLFLSMLRHPLRPRPNSHTLSTLLKASASLSDHPIAPQLQSLSLKLSFHRHPFVASAFVSLYCKTRDVDSALKVFDEMPHRDEVCYAALINGLARAERPLDALRCFVEMKREGVASTCHSVSGAISAASRVAMLEQCLIMHCHALVAGFDSHVYVATALIDGYGKCGVVEEARVVFDEMGTEVNLVGWNAMMAGYAQQGSHEHAVELFGLMESRGIEADVFSFLAILTAFYNAGMVEEIEIWLNRMKLEYGLEPLIEHYTCLVGAMGKAGRLEEAERVALTMPDKPDAALWRVLLSICADQRNPRVARRMSEKLLEINPNDDSAYVILANAFAGAEEAKKVWTMMRDNGVRKEAGNSWIEVRGRTHVFFAGRDVRHPRKDEIEAKLAELISESERLGYALSEDDERKEMLWFHSEKLAVAFGLLSGVTPEGKAVRIVKNLRICRDCHEFFKCISRVRKREIIVRDAHRYHRFVNGTCNCGDSW; translated from the coding sequence ATGGCGAGAGCGATTGGAGATCCCCGCTGCGCACACGCACAAGCCATCAAGAAATTCGTGACGCCCACTCCCCAAAACATATCTTTCTTCAACAACCTCATCACTCTCTACTCCAAGTTCAACCTCCATTCCTCAGCTCTCCTCCTCTTCCACTCCATTCCCTCTCCCAACACCGTCACTTGGACTTCCATCAtctccgcctccgcctccgcctcccCCCTCTCCTGCTTCCGCCTCTTCCTCTCCATGCTCCGCCACCCTCTCCGCCCCCGCCCCAACTCCCACACTCTCTCCACTCTCCTCAAAGCCTCCGCTTCCCTCTCCGACCACCCCATCGCCCCCCAGCTCCAATCCCTCTCTCTCAAGCTCTCATTTCACCGCCATCCCTTCGTCGCCTCCGCCTTCGTCTCCCTCTACTGCAAAACCCGCGATGTGGACTCCGCGCTCAAGGTGTTCGACGAAATGCCTCACCGGGACGAGGTGTGTTACGCCGCGCTCATCAACGGCCTGGCTCGGGCCGAGAGGCCCCTCGACGCGCTGCGCTGCTTTGTCGAGATGAAGAGGGAGGGTGTGGCTTCGACGTGTCACAGCGTCTCTGGCGCCATCTCGGCTGCTTCTAGGGTGGCCATGCTGGAGCAGTGCCTGATCATGCATTGCCACGCCCTGGTAGCCGGTTTTGACTCTCATGTGTACGTGGCGACAGCGTTGATTGATGGATATGGCAAGTGCGGGGTCGTGGAGGAGGCGAGGGTTGTGTTTGATGAGATGGGGACTGAGGTGAATTTGGTCGGGTGGAACGCCATGATGGCAGGGTACGCGCAGCAGGGGAGTCATGAGCATGCGGTTGAGCTCTTCGGGCTGATGGAGAGTCGAGGTATTGAGGCAGACGTGTTCAGTTTCTTGGCAATTCTCACAGCCTTCTACAATGCAGGGATGGTTGAGGAGATTGAGATTTGGTTGAATAGGATGAAACTAGAGTACGGATTGGAGCCATTGATTGAGCACTACACATGCTTGGTTGGAGCAATGGGGAAAGCAGGGAGGTTGGAGGAGGCAGAGAGGGTGGCTTTGACGATGCCAGACAAGCCCGACGCAGCTCTATGGCGCGTGCTGCTATCGATTTGTGCTGATCAAAGGAACCCTCGAGTGGCTCGGAGGATGAGCGAGAAGTTGCTGGAGATAAACCCCAATGACGACTCAGCCTATGTGATCTTGGCGAACGCATTTGCAGGTGCTGAGGAGGCGAAGAAGGTGTGGACGATGATGAGAGACAATGGGGTGAGGAAGGAGGCCGGGAATAGTTGGATCGAAGTGCGTGGGAGGACTCACGTGTTCTTTGCTGGGAGGGACGTGAGGCACCCGAGGAAGGATGAGATTGAGGCGAAGCTGGCAGAGTTGATATCGGAGAGTGAGAGACTAGGGTACGCGTTGAGCGAGGATGACGAGAGGAAGGAGATGCTTTGGTTCCATAGCGAGAAGTTGGCCGTTGCGTTTGGGCTATTGAGTGGAGTGACACCAGAGGGTAAGGCGGTGAGGATTGTGAAGAACTTGAGGATCTGTAGGGATTGTCATGAGTTTTTCAAGTGTATTAGCAGGGTGAGGAAGAGGGAGATCATAGTTAGAGATGCTCATAGGTATCATCGCTTTGTCAATGGAACTTGTAACTGTGGCGATTCATGGTGA
- the LOC125223507 gene encoding mitochondrial import receptor subunit TOM9-2-like, whose protein sequence is MASKRPSLSSDDGILSRISDHSLVRKGKSAASDAKYVATRLLKSTGKAAWILGTTVIILGIPLIIEMDREAQFNEAELQQASLLGGAPPAFMHQPQ, encoded by the coding sequence ATGGCTTCCAAACGCCCCTCTCTCTCCAGCGACGACGGAATCCTATCGCGAATCTCCGATCACTCCCTCGTCAGGAAGGGCAAGAGCGCCGCCTCCGACGCCAAGTACGTGGCCACGCGCCTCCTCAAGAGCACCGGCAAGGCCGCCTGGATCCTCGGCACCACTGTTATCATTCTAGGGATCCCCCTCATCATCGAGATGGATCGCGAGGCGCAGTTCAACGAGGCCGAGCTACAGCAGGCCTCCCTCCTCGGCGGCGCCCCTCCTGCCTTTATGCACCAACCACAGTGA